The sequence ATTCAATGAGTTGTGTGTTTTTATGATGGGTTATTGTTTTTTTTCTGTCTCTTTTTAACGACAAAAATAACGATTTAGTTGTAACTTGTTGATTTTAATTAATATTTTTTGTCGTTTTGTGGCGACGATGTGGTTTTATTACTCCTGCATAGACTCGGGGAGAAAATGGGCATTTTGAACAGGGAAGAGGATAGGAGCTTGTACAACATGCAGAGAGTAGTCGTAAATATGCAGTAAAAAAACCACGGATTAAACCGTGGTTTTTTTACTGCAGGATACCGTTATGCTTAAAAAATACTTGTGCCAGCTACGGAAGAGGCATCGGATGCGGCAGCAATGCTGTTTGGTGTGGAAGCATCGCTGGTATCCGCATGTAAGCTGCTTGGAGCAGATGCATCGGTTATTTTAGCAACACTGGCAGGCACGGATGCATCATTGGCATCGGCACGTAGGCTTGCAGGAGTAGATGCATCTGTGGTGCTGGCCCAGGCGGCAGTTGCAGCACAGGTTGCGAAAAGCGTGGCGATCAGTAGATTCTTTTTCATGGTGTATTTCCTTGCATGGGAAAAAGGCAGATGAACAATTTTTTGTTCGCTGTAATCTCTTCAGCAAGTGCCATGCCATGTTTGAAATTACTTTATATTCAATGGGTTAGTTATTTTTGTTTTGGGTAGGAGAGGTATATCTGTCGCTGTCAGACGACACAATCGAGTGGGTTTTTGTAAGTTGTTGATTTATTAAGGTAAAAGGCTGTTGCTAAAACACGACGGGCCCTGGCCCTACTTTATTCACTGCAAGGCCAGACCCAGCCAGAGCTGCTTTAGTTGGTTGTAAAGTGGCTCTGGCTGGGCATTATCAATTACATAGAGCAGCATGGATTAGAGGCTGCGAAAAAAGTATGCTTAAAGCATGGGTTTTCTATTTTCCGGCTTTGTGAAGGGCTTAATCACGAATAACGCCACAAGCCAATCGCGACCCTCCACCACCCAGCGGGGCAGGATGATCTGAGTGATTATCCGCACCCAAGTGGATCATCAGGCTGCGCCCTTTTAGATCTGCCGTTTTTAGCCTTGGGGCAAGTACGGGTTGGGTTGTTTTGCCATCATCACCGATGATGAGCGCAGGTAGGTCGCCAAGGTGGCCGTCACCCCAGGGCGAGCTATGGCGTTTTGTTCCCTGAGGATCGTAGTGTCCGCCTGCTGTTAGGGCGGGAATCATTTTTCCATTTTGCTCTTTGGGTGCGCAGCTGGCATTTTCATGCATATGAAAGCCGTGTACGCCGGGAGTTAAGCCTTCAATGGCGGGAGTAAAAACAAGGCCATAGGCTGATTCTGAAATTACTATCTGGCCTGCCGGCTTGGTATTTCCTTTGTCGTCAACAAGATGCATGGGGACGGTGACATCGGCGTGAGCGATGTGGGCGCTAAGAGCAAACAGGATGGATAGGCTGATGATTTTCATAGGGTATCCTGGGTAAAATGGGAGTGAATGGCAATAGTGCACTGTATGGTGCTCCGGGTGAATACGAGTAAACCCAGAGGCGTTTGTTTTTTGTGGTGGAAGATTGGAAGGGGATAAATGGCAAACAGCCATACAAAAAAATCGTAGTGCTGAGGGTGATTATGATGAAGGAGCAGGCATTGCTCATTTGATTTTGTGATATTTGGAAGTGTAACAAACCTTAGGGCCAGCGGCCCTAAGGTGATAGATCAGGCGTCCAGGCCATCCTGCACTAACTCGGCCGCACGTAAGACTGCACGTGCTTTGTTTAATGTTTCCTGCCATTCGCTCTCGGGTACCGAGTCAGCCACGATACCTGCTCCGGCTTGCATATAAAGGACTTTATCTTTTACAACGGCGGTGCGTAGAGCGATGGCCACATCCATATCGCCATTAAAGCCAAGGTAGCCGACGGCACCAGAGTAAATGCCACGCTTAACGGGCTCCAGCTCGGCAATGATTTCCATCGCCCGCACTTTGGGCGCCCCCGATACGGTACCGGCAGGGAAGGTGGCTTTGAGTACGTCGATATTACTCATACCCGGCTTAAGCTTGGCTTCTACGCTGGATACAATATGCATCACGTGTGAATAGCGCTCGATCACCATTTTATCGGTTACCGCTACGCTGCCGGTTTGCGCCACGCGGCCCGCATCGTTGCGTCCCAGATCCATCAGCATAATGTGCTCGGCAATTTCTTTGGGGTCAGCCAAAAGCTCTGCTGCAAGTGCTTCATCTTCAAGGCGGGTTTTGCCGCGTGGCCGTGTGCCGGCAATCGGGCGAACAGTTACCGTATCGTCTTCAAGGCGTACCAGAATCTCCGGTGATGCACCCACAATATGAAAGTCACCAAAATGGTAGAAGAACATATAGGGCGATGGGTTCAGGGAGCGCAGCGCTCGGTAAAGTGAGAGTGGTGACTCTTCAAAAGGCAGGCTCATGCGCTGCGAAAGCACCACCTGCATGATGTCGCCATCAATAATGTAATCTTTTGCTTTAAGAACTGCTGCTTTAAAGGCTTCTTCGCCAAAGCCCGATGCCATCTGGCTAATACTTGGGGCAGGCCCTTGCAGTGGAATTTTTACAGGCTCGCGTAATGCCATGCGCAGGGTATGGATGCGGTCGGCCGCAATCTGGTAAGCATTGGCTTGCTCGGTGCTGGCATACACAACCAGAAACAGCTTACCTGACAGATTATCAACTACTACCAATTCTTCAGACAATAAAAGCTGGATATCGGGCGCGCCAATTTCATCAGGCTTGTGGGTGTTTGAGAGTTTTTTCTCGATATAGCTAATGGTTTCGTAGCCAAAATAGCCGACTAAGCCGCCCAGAAAACGTGGCAGCATTTTATTAGCGGGGGCACGGTAGCGCTTTTGAAAGCTTTCAATAAAATCGAGCGGATTACCTTGGTGGGTTTCAATCACTTCATCATTGCAAATGACTTCGGTACGGTCCCCGAGCACTTTTAATCGGGTACGGGCGGGTAAGCCAATAAAGGAGTAACGACCAAAGCGCTCGCCTCCCACGACGGATTCTAGAAGATAGGTGTAAGGCTGATTAGCAAGCTTCAGGTACACAGACAATGGGGTATCTAAATCTGCAAACAGTTCAAGCGCCAGCGGAATACGGTTATAGCCTTGCTCTTTGAGAGTGTTAAATTCGCTAAACGACAACATGGGTGAACTCCAAACTGGGTTTCGGTGACATGACGCAGAAATTTGTAAGCAAAAGGGCAGGCAGTTGTTTTAAGTTTGACAGGCTACCTGTGCAAATTAGGAGCGACGCCATCGCTGTGTATTGGAGTGAAAGTCCATATTGCTCCGTATTCTAAAGGATTTACCCCGATTTTTGCCGATCTTGAGCAAAATGGTCAACCTTATTAAAAAGGCGCGAATTGAGGGGGCGTTGTTGGGGGAGAATTTACACCACAATATATCTTTTAGCAGGCTGCACGAAAGCTGTTTGGGCTTGTATTTTTGCCTATGGCGATAGAAAAAAGGGGCTGGCACCAGGGCTTTCCTGATTCCGTGGATGATGTATGGTAGTCGGTACTGGAATAGCCTGACAGGAGGAGAAGCTTACGCAGGGCACTGGGGATCGGAATACCTGCTGCAGAATTTTGCACAAAAAGGTTAAGCTGATTTCAGAAACAGGCCACAGCGCATCTGTGGCCTAGAAATATCCCGGAGCGAGCGGGGTCTGGCTTGGGGCAGGCCTGCAGGCGTTAAAAAATGGGTTATCTGGCGGGGGCCAGGTTCTCTGCCGTATTACCCTGGGCATCTGATATTTTAAGATTAGCACCCTTAGCCACTAAAGAGTCAAGTACCTCCAGCCGTTGAAATAGGGCTGCGTACATGGCTGCAGTTTGTCCGGCATTATTGCGCTGGTCAGCTTGACAATGTGTGGCAATGAGTTTTTTTACAATCTTTAACTCACCCTTAAAAATAGCTCCCATCATCGCAGTATTACCACGCAGATCCTGTGCACAAGGATCTGCACCCGCTTTGAGTAATTGATCAACAACCTTGCCGTGCCCATGATAGGAAGCAAGTATCAGTGCGGTATAGCCCTGGTTATCACGGACATTCAGATCGTAACGAGCGGCAAGAAACTCTGCCAATATCGCTTCCTCTCCATTTCTGGCGGCATCCAAAAATATTTTCTTTAGTTTGATGCTGACCGGGATATCCTGTGCTGCGGATGAAGCATTGATATTTGTAATTTCTTTTGCCTGAACTAAAGCCAGGCATAAACTGGTTAATAAAGTAATCCAGCATTTATGCATGATGATTTTTCCTTTTGAGAGAGCAAGCTAAATATTGGGCATGAGCATTTGATGACAATAGATAGCTTGCCTCATCTTGCTTAATCGGCCAGTTTATCTGCCATTTCTTTAACTTGCTTTAAATCACCCTGTGCAATTTTTGATAATCGCGTGCCATAATCAGCATCGGCTTTGTAAAAGTAGGACAATAAAATCATTTTACTTTTCATGTCCGTTTCTGCCAGCTCACCACCTAAGCTATTCACCAGATCTGTTTTTTCTTTAGCTGAAAATGAGCGATATAACTCGCCTGTTTGCTTGAAGTTTTGTTCACGCTGAATTTTCGCCTGCTGGGTAGAGCCATAAAGGGGCGTTGAAACTAAACGTGCGCTGGGCTGGTCGGCTAAATTTTTAAGACGGCTTGGTTGATAGTTAACACTACCCGATGTTTTTCCAAAATTCATTGCGCCATCTTGATTGAGATTGTTCACAGCGGAATGAGGGCGGTTAATAGGTAATTGGAATCCGTTTACACCAACCCGATACATTTGAGTATCCGCATAAGCAAACAGACGGCCTTGCAATAAACGGTCTTCTGATGGCTCAATACCGGGCACTAAATTAGAGGGTGATAAAGCGGCTTGTTCTGTTTCCTGGAACACATTGGCTGGGTTTCGATTCAGTGTCATTGTCCCGACTTTACGCTCAGGGACATTGGGCCAGGCTTTGGTTGCATCAAGAGGATCGAAATCAAACTGTGCAAGTTGGCTTGGTTTGAGGACTTGAATGTATAAATCCCATTTTGGAAAATTGCCTTTATTGATCTCTGTAATTAAATCACGGGTCAAATGGTTGTAATCTTTTCCCTGAACCTGTTCAACTTCTTTTGGGTCAAGATTCTGAATGCCTTGTAAGCTCTTCCAGTGAAACTTCACATAATGAGTTTCACCTTTAGCATTCACAAATTTATAAGCATGAAGGCCATGACCATCCATTTTGCGATAGCTGGCGGGTGTTCCATTGTTGGAATATAACAATGTTACCGCTTGAATAGATTCTGGAATATGAGAGAAAAAATCCATACGCCTTGCATCATTGGGTAGATTTGTTGAAGGATCCACCTTGGCTGCATGGACCAGATCAGGGAACTTCATTGCGTCACGGATAAAAAACACCGGGAAATTAAGCCCTACCAGATCCCAGTTTCCGTCTGTTGTATAAAATTTAGTGGCGAAGCCGTGTGGGTCGCGGGATGTTTCCGGGGAATGGGTGCCACCGACTACCGATGAAAAACGAACAAAAGTAGGTGTGGTTTTACCTTTATTGAAAACAGCTGCTTTGGTCAGGTAGGAAATATCTTCCAAAGCGGTAAATTCGCCATAAGCTCCTGTTCCACGAGCATGAACAACTCGTTCTGGCACTTTCTCTCTGGTGAAACGCTGTAGTTTTTGTAAAAGCTGTATATCTTGCAGCAATGTTGGCCCATTAGGCCCTGCTGTTTGTGAATTCTGGTTGTCTCCTACGGGGGCACCGTTATCAAGAGTTAGCGTTTCTGCAAATGCTGTCTGAATCAATATACAAGACAACCCTAGTGCCGTAATTGATTTGGCTGATTTGTAATAGTGATTATTTTTTAACATAAGAATATTCCTTATCAGTGTTTTAATGTAAGTGCTTTTATATGATTAATTTTATTTAACACTTGCAAGAAACTTATCATTGGAAAGTTGAAATTAACAATTGTTTTTATTAAACACCACGATTGATTTTAAATATCGCAAAATGCTGATTTGTGTAAAAATTTACAATCAGGTTATTTTTTAATTGAATGGCATTTTTTATTTTTAATAAGATGGATATTTCAACCTACTCCTTGTTTTTATTGTCATGAGTATTGACTGCCGGAAATAGGTAGTTTCTCTATAAAGCCGGTTTGTTTGTAAGTGAAATAATTTGTAGCTTTTTAGATGTTTTTATGTAAAGGATATGGCCAATGTCACTTACCTATATATCTTGTTTTATAATGAGTACAAGAAAGAATCTACGGCAGAGCCTTTTAAATGCCCGGCTTACAAAATGGACACATCAGAAGCCTGTTTGTGTGCTGGGTGATATTGAGGGGGCTGGAGGGTTATGGATGAAAGAAATAGGTGTAAAAAACTGATTCTGGTTCTTGAAAGGGCTTGATTGCTCTCCTTGGTTATGCTTTGCACGTGATTGCCCGAAATCAGATATATTTTGTAGGCGTTGTTAAAAAAATAAATTTTTCAAAACAGCGAATTCTTATGTACCCTGGAAAGGGTGTTCTGGCTTAGAATCTGGGCTCTTATAAAAAGATTAAATATGTTTTACTCGTGATGCCAAAATTTGCTGCCCGTGGTGCTGCTATCGCTGATATTCGTGTTGCTTCAGCTCTGGTTGAGTAAAGGAGCGCCAGTATCGCTATGGTACAGCAGGTGGGTACGCCAATGATGTCATCGTGCATTCTACTGCTTGGGCAGATCAGTTACAGCCGCTGATTGAAACGGCAAAGAAAATTATTATAAGGTTTTACTTGCATTAATTAACATGCTGCTGCATTACATAGGCCCCGTTTTGATGGGGCTTATTGCTATTTGATTTGGGAGTTGCGATGTTCGATCGGCTTAAGCAATCAAGTTCTTTTTGGATGATTCTGGCTTGTTTCTGTTTTGGGATTATGGGCGTTTTTGTTAAATTAGGCAGCAAGCAGTTTTCAATTTCTGAGTTGGTTTTTTATCGCTGTATTGCGGGTTTGATTGGTATTTTCTTTGCGGTTCTATTGCAGGGCAAAACATTAAAAGTGAGTTTTCCTGTTTTTAAGTTACATATGACGCGCTGTGCTGCCGGATTTATTGCGTTGCTGCTGTATTTTTATGCAATTGTTCATCTGGCTTTGCCTACTGCAGTTACGCTAAGTTATACATCGCCTTTGTTTCTGACTCTGATTAGTATTTTTTATTTAAAAAATAATCCGCGGCCCGGTCAGGTGGCGGCTATTCTTATTGGTTTTGTCGGCGTGGTTATTTTATTAAAACCAACTTTGGAAAGCTCACAATGGCTGGCAGGTTTAATGGGG comes from Iodobacter ciconiae and encodes:
- a CDS encoding catalase is translated as MLKNNHYYKSAKSITALGLSCILIQTAFAETLTLDNGAPVGDNQNSQTAGPNGPTLLQDIQLLQKLQRFTREKVPERVVHARGTGAYGEFTALEDISYLTKAAVFNKGKTTPTFVRFSSVVGGTHSPETSRDPHGFATKFYTTDGNWDLVGLNFPVFFIRDAMKFPDLVHAAKVDPSTNLPNDARRMDFFSHIPESIQAVTLLYSNNGTPASYRKMDGHGLHAYKFVNAKGETHYVKFHWKSLQGIQNLDPKEVEQVQGKDYNHLTRDLITEINKGNFPKWDLYIQVLKPSQLAQFDFDPLDATKAWPNVPERKVGTMTLNRNPANVFQETEQAALSPSNLVPGIEPSEDRLLQGRLFAYADTQMYRVGVNGFQLPINRPHSAVNNLNQDGAMNFGKTSGSVNYQPSRLKNLADQPSARLVSTPLYGSTQQAKIQREQNFKQTGELYRSFSAKEKTDLVNSLGGELAETDMKSKMILLSYFYKADADYGTRLSKIAQGDLKQVKEMADKLAD
- the sodC gene encoding superoxide dismutase family protein: MKIISLSILFALSAHIAHADVTVPMHLVDDKGNTKPAGQIVISESAYGLVFTPAIEGLTPGVHGFHMHENASCAPKEQNGKMIPALTAGGHYDPQGTKRHSSPWGDGHLGDLPALIIGDDGKTTQPVLAPRLKTADLKGRSLMIHLGADNHSDHPAPLGGGGSRLACGVIRD
- a CDS encoding ankyrin repeat domain-containing protein, whose translation is MHKCWITLLTSLCLALVQAKEITNINASSAAQDIPVSIKLKKIFLDAARNGEEAILAEFLAARYDLNVRDNQGYTALILASYHGHGKVVDQLLKAGADPCAQDLRGNTAMMGAIFKGELKIVKKLIATHCQADQRNNAGQTAAMYAALFQRLEVLDSLVAKGANLKISDAQGNTAENLAPAR
- a CDS encoding DMT family transporter; amino-acid sequence: MFDRLKQSSSFWMILACFCFGIMGVFVKLGSKQFSISELVFYRCIAGLIGIFFAVLLQGKTLKVSFPVFKLHMTRCAAGFIALLLYFYAIVHLALPTAVTLSYTSPLFLTLISIFYLKNNPRPGQVAAILIGFVGVVILLKPTLESSQWLAGLMGLGSGLLSGVAYFNVNKLGQAGEPEWRTVFYFSLVSTLGAALLMALQDAPLTMLNFNNLWIVVGLGVSATIAQLGMTRAYSRGKTLAVASLAYLTVLFATLFAALLWDEQLSWPSYIAMSLIAACGILSSALKKSDYKNASG
- the trpE gene encoding anthranilate synthase component I, which gives rise to MLSFSEFNTLKEQGYNRIPLALELFADLDTPLSVYLKLANQPYTYLLESVVGGERFGRYSFIGLPARTRLKVLGDRTEVICNDEVIETHQGNPLDFIESFQKRYRAPANKMLPRFLGGLVGYFGYETISYIEKKLSNTHKPDEIGAPDIQLLLSEELVVVDNLSGKLFLVVYASTEQANAYQIAADRIHTLRMALREPVKIPLQGPAPSISQMASGFGEEAFKAAVLKAKDYIIDGDIMQVVLSQRMSLPFEESPLSLYRALRSLNPSPYMFFYHFGDFHIVGASPEILVRLEDDTVTVRPIAGTRPRGKTRLEDEALAAELLADPKEIAEHIMLMDLGRNDAGRVAQTGSVAVTDKMVIERYSHVMHIVSSVEAKLKPGMSNIDVLKATFPAGTVSGAPKVRAMEIIAELEPVKRGIYSGAVGYLGFNGDMDVAIALRTAVVKDKVLYMQAGAGIVADSVPESEWQETLNKARAVLRAAELVQDGLDA